One segment of Polaribacter huanghezhanensis DNA contains the following:
- a CDS encoding trans-sulfuration enzyme family protein, producing the protein MKHHFETEAIRSQTEKSQFSEHSVPLYLTSSFVFDDAEDMRASFAEEKEKNLYSRFSNPNTTEFVNKIVAMEKAEGGYAFATGMAAVFSTFGALLNAGDHVVSCRSVFGSTHTLFTKYLPKWNIETSYFRVNEVDKIESLIQPNTKILYAETPTNPAVDILDLELLGQLAKKHNLLLVIDNCFATPYLQNPIDFGADIVIHSATKLIDGQGRVLGGVAVGKSALIREIYLFSRNTGPAMSPFNAWVLSKSLETLAVRVEKHCENALKVAEFLETHPKVNLVKYPFLKSHPQYKIAKKQMLLGGNIIAFEVQGGIEKGRNFLNAVALCSLSANLGDTRTIVTHPASTTHSKLSLEDRLESGITDGLVRVSVGLEHVNDIINDLKQALDL; encoded by the coding sequence ATGAAACACCATTTCGAAACAGAAGCCATTAGAAGTCAAACAGAAAAATCACAATTTTCTGAACATTCTGTGCCGTTATATCTTACTTCAAGTTTTGTATTTGATGATGCAGAAGATATGCGAGCTTCGTTTGCAGAAGAAAAAGAAAAGAATTTATACAGCCGATTTTCAAATCCGAATACCACAGAATTTGTCAATAAAATTGTTGCCATGGAAAAAGCAGAAGGGGGTTATGCTTTTGCAACAGGAATGGCAGCTGTGTTTTCAACTTTTGGAGCATTGTTAAATGCAGGAGACCATGTGGTTTCTTGTCGCTCTGTTTTTGGTTCTACACACACCTTATTTACAAAATATTTACCAAAATGGAATATTGAAACCAGTTATTTTAGAGTAAATGAAGTTGATAAAATTGAAAGTTTAATTCAGCCAAACACAAAAATTTTATATGCAGAAACGCCAACTAACCCAGCTGTAGATATTTTAGATTTAGAACTTCTTGGGCAACTCGCAAAAAAACACAATTTATTATTGGTGATAGACAATTGTTTTGCAACACCATATTTGCAAAACCCAATTGATTTTGGCGCTGATATTGTGATTCATTCGGCAACAAAATTAATAGACGGGCAAGGAAGAGTTTTGGGCGGAGTAGCCGTTGGGAAATCAGCATTGATTCGAGAAATTTATTTGTTTTCAAGAAATACGGGTCCGGCAATGTCTCCTTTTAATGCGTGGGTGTTGTCAAAAAGTTTGGAAACGTTGGCGGTAAGAGTAGAAAAGCACTGCGAAAATGCGTTAAAAGTTGCTGAGTTTTTAGAGACGCATCCAAAAGTAAATCTGGTAAAATATCCTTTTTTAAAATCGCATCCGCAGTATAAAATTGCAAAAAAGCAAATGCTTTTAGGGGGAAATATTATTGCTTTTGAAGTGCAAGGAGGAATTGAAAAAGGGAGAAATTTTTTAAATGCCGTTGCGCTTTGTTCATTATCAGCAAATTTAGGAGATACAAGAACCATTGTTACACATCCTGCGAGTACAACACACAGTAAATTATCTTTAGAAGATAGATTAGAATCTGGAATTACTGACGGATTGGTTCGAGTTTCTGTCGGATTAGAACACGTAAACGATATTATAAACGATTTAAAACAAGCTTTAGACTTATAA
- a CDS encoding homocysteine S-methyltransferase family protein: protein MYDVKEELQKRILVLDGAMGTMLQAYKFSEEDFRGERFKEYPTPLQGNNDLLSITQPQAIKEIHAKYFEAGADIIETNTFSGTTIAMADYQLENLVYELNYQSAKIAKEVANEFTKREPNKPRFVAGSIGPTNRTASMSPDVNDPGYRAVTFDELRIAYKQQVEALVDGGVDLLLVETVFDTLNAKAALFAIEQVKEEKNSDIPIMLSGTITDASGRTLSGQTAEAFLISVSHIPLLSVGFNCALGANLLQPHLEAIANKTDFAISAHPNAGLPNAFGEYDETPEEMGEQIEEYLKRDLINIIGGCCGTTPEHIRVIAKISAKYKPRNIVTLSAVERFH, encoded by the coding sequence ATGTATGATGTAAAAGAAGAACTCCAAAAAAGAATCCTTGTGTTAGATGGCGCAATGGGAACCATGTTGCAAGCCTATAAATTTTCTGAAGAAGATTTTAGAGGTGAGCGATTTAAAGAGTATCCAACTCCTTTACAAGGAAATAACGATTTGCTTTCAATTACACAACCACAAGCTATAAAAGAGATTCATGCAAAATATTTTGAAGCTGGTGCAGATATCATTGAAACCAACACATTTTCTGGGACTACCATTGCGATGGCAGATTATCAACTAGAAAATTTGGTGTATGAGTTGAATTATCAATCAGCAAAAATAGCCAAAGAAGTTGCGAATGAATTTACAAAAAGAGAACCAAATAAACCTCGTTTTGTAGCAGGTTCAATTGGACCGACAAACAGAACTGCAAGTATGTCTCCAGATGTTAATGACCCTGGTTACAGAGCAGTAACTTTTGATGAATTACGAATTGCCTATAAACAACAAGTGGAAGCGTTGGTTGATGGTGGAGTCGATTTGTTATTGGTAGAAACTGTTTTTGATACTTTAAATGCAAAAGCAGCTTTGTTTGCGATTGAACAAGTAAAAGAAGAAAAAAATAGTGACATTCCGATTATGTTAAGCGGAACAATAACGGATGCTTCAGGAAGAACATTGTCTGGTCAAACTGCAGAAGCTTTTTTAATTTCAGTATCTCATATTCCATTATTGTCTGTCGGATTTAATTGTGCATTAGGCGCAAACTTATTGCAGCCTCATTTAGAAGCAATTGCCAATAAAACGGATTTCGCAATTTCTGCACATCCAAATGCAGGATTACCAAATGCATTTGGAGAATATGATGAAACTCCAGAAGAAATGGGAGAACAAATAGAAGAATATTTAAAGAGAGATTTAATCAATATTATAGGAGGATGTTGTGGTACAACTCCAGAACATATTCGTGTTATTGCGAAGATTTCCGCTAAATACAAACCACGAAATATTGTCACCTTGAGTGCGGTCGAAAGGTTTCATTAA
- the metH gene encoding methionine synthase codes for MKVKQTKYMKLSGLEPLVLNENSNFINVGERTNVAGSRKFLRLVKNEQFDEALDIARHQVDGGAQIIDINFDDGLIDGKEAMIRFLNLIAAEPDICRVPIMIDSSKWEIIEAGLQVVQGKCVVNSISLKEGEEKFIWEAKQIKRYGAAVIVMAFDEEGQADNYERRIEIAKRSYNVLVNKVGFASEDIIFDLNIFPVATGMDEHRKNALDFIEATRWVRQNLSNVSVSGGVSNVSFSFRGNDGVREAMHSVFLYHAIQAGMNMGIVNPALLEVYDDIPKDLLERVEDVILDRREDATERLLDFAETVKGSKVEKGLDLSWRENPLQDRITHALVKGIDAFIIEDIEQARQEAEKPIEVIEGHLMIGMNVVGDLFGAGKMFLPQVVKSARVMKKAVGYLNPFIEAEKGDKQEPVGKILMATVKGDVHDIGKNIVSVVLACNNYEIIDLGVMVPPEKIIEMAIKERVDAIGLSGLITPSLDEMVYLAKEMQRQNFELPLLIGGATTSKAHTAVKIDTQYKNAVVHVNDASRAVTVVGDLLNRKSSKEYVTKMKNDYDEFRTKFLKRGKEKSYISIDEARKRKYKIDWNTSEIKKPNELGIQTLKQLSLKELVPFIDWSPFFRSWDLHGKFPDILTDKVVGEQASIMYEEAQQMIQEIIAKQLLKPKAIFGLFEANSIKDDDISIQKKGKEIAIFRTLRQQLKKREGIPNHALADFIAPKESNKQDYMGAFSVGVFGAQELAESYRAKEDDYNAIMAQAIADRFAEALAEYLHKQVRTKHWGYAANEDLTNDDLIKESYKGVRPAPGYPACPDHLEKETIWDLLDVENKIGIQLTESMAMWPAAAVSGYYFGNSEAKYFGVGKITNSQVEDYANRKGITKEKARKWLHATIADN; via the coding sequence ATGAAGGTAAAACAAACAAAATACATGAAGTTATCTGGTTTAGAGCCTTTGGTTTTAAACGAAAACAGCAATTTTATTAATGTAGGAGAGCGTACAAATGTTGCGGGTTCTCGTAAGTTTTTACGATTGGTGAAAAATGAACAATTTGATGAGGCATTAGATATTGCTCGTCATCAAGTAGATGGCGGAGCGCAAATTATCGATATTAATTTTGATGACGGTTTGATTGATGGAAAAGAAGCAATGATTCGTTTCTTAAACCTGATTGCAGCAGAACCAGATATTTGCCGTGTTCCAATTATGATTGATAGCTCTAAATGGGAAATTATAGAAGCTGGATTGCAAGTTGTACAAGGAAAATGTGTTGTAAATTCTATTTCTTTAAAAGAAGGAGAAGAGAAGTTTATTTGGGAAGCAAAACAAATTAAGCGTTACGGAGCTGCTGTAATTGTAATGGCTTTTGATGAAGAAGGACAAGCTGATAATTACGAACGACGCATAGAAATAGCAAAACGGTCTTATAATGTTTTGGTGAATAAAGTAGGTTTTGCATCCGAAGATATTATTTTCGATTTAAATATTTTTCCAGTGGCAACAGGAATGGATGAGCATCGTAAAAATGCACTAGATTTTATAGAAGCAACACGTTGGGTTCGCCAAAATTTATCAAATGTAAGTGTAAGTGGAGGTGTAAGCAATGTGTCTTTTTCATTTAGAGGAAATGATGGTGTAAGAGAAGCAATGCACTCTGTGTTTTTATATCATGCCATTCAAGCAGGAATGAACATGGGGATTGTAAATCCAGCTTTGTTAGAAGTATATGATGATATTCCAAAGGATTTATTAGAACGAGTAGAAGATGTTATTTTAGACCGAAGAGAAGATGCTACAGAACGTTTGTTAGATTTTGCTGAAACCGTTAAAGGATCAAAAGTTGAAAAAGGATTGGATTTATCTTGGAGAGAAAATCCGTTACAAGACAGAATTACGCATGCTTTAGTAAAAGGTATTGATGCGTTTATTATTGAGGATATTGAGCAGGCAAGGCAAGAAGCTGAAAAGCCAATTGAAGTGATCGAAGGGCATTTAATGATAGGGATGAATGTGGTTGGGGATTTGTTTGGGGCAGGAAAAATGTTTTTGCCACAAGTGGTAAAATCTGCTCGAGTTATGAAAAAAGCAGTTGGTTATTTAAATCCGTTTATTGAAGCAGAAAAAGGAGATAAACAAGAACCAGTAGGAAAAATATTAATGGCAACTGTAAAAGGCGATGTGCATGATATTGGTAAAAATATTGTAAGTGTTGTATTAGCGTGTAACAATTATGAAATTATTGATTTAGGGGTGATGGTTCCGCCAGAAAAAATTATTGAAATGGCAATCAAAGAACGAGTTGATGCCATTGGTTTGTCTGGATTAATTACACCGTCACTTGATGAAATGGTGTATTTAGCAAAAGAAATGCAACGTCAAAATTTTGAATTACCGTTGCTTATTGGAGGAGCAACAACATCTAAGGCACACACAGCTGTAAAGATTGATACGCAATACAAAAATGCGGTGGTTCATGTAAATGACGCATCGAGAGCGGTAACTGTTGTGGGTGATTTATTGAATAGAAAATCATCAAAAGAATATGTCACCAAAATGAAAAATGATTATGATGAATTCAGAACTAAATTTTTAAAACGTGGTAAAGAAAAATCATACATTTCTATTGATGAAGCTAGAAAAAGAAAATATAAAATTGATTGGAATACATCAGAAATTAAAAAGCCAAACGAACTAGGGATTCAAACTTTAAAACAATTAAGTTTAAAAGAATTGGTGCCATTTATAGATTGGAGTCCATTTTTTAGAAGTTGGGATTTACATGGTAAATTTCCGGATATTTTAACAGATAAAGTTGTGGGTGAACAAGCTTCAATAATGTATGAAGAAGCACAACAAATGATACAAGAAATTATTGCAAAACAATTGCTGAAACCCAAAGCTATCTTTGGTTTGTTTGAAGCAAACTCTATAAAAGACGATGATATTTCCATCCAAAAGAAAGGAAAAGAAATCGCCATTTTTAGAACCTTACGTCAACAATTAAAAAAACGTGAAGGAATTCCAAATCATGCTTTGGCAGATTTTATAGCCCCGAAAGAATCAAACAAACAAGATTATATGGGTGCATTTAGTGTTGGTGTTTTTGGAGCACAAGAATTAGCAGAAAGTTACAGAGCAAAAGAAGATGATTATAATGCAATTATGGCGCAAGCAATTGCTGATCGATTTGCAGAAGCTCTGGCAGAATATTTACACAAACAAGTTAGAACCAAACATTGGGGTTACGCAGCTAATGAGGATTTAACAAATGACGATTTAATCAAAGAAAGTTATAAAGGAGTTCGTCCAGCTCCTGGCTACCCTGCGTGTCCAGATCATTTAGAAAAAGAAACGATTTGGGATTTATTAGATGTCGAAAATAAAATAGGAATTCAGCTTACCGAAAGTATGGCGATGTGGCCAGCAGCAGCAGTTTCTGGTTATTATTTTGGAAATTCTGAAGCGAAGTATTTTGGTGTTGGAAAAATCACAAATTCTCAAGTAGAAGATTACGCAAACAGAAAAGGAATTACAAAAGAGAAAGCTAGAAAATGGTTGCATGCAACAATTGCAGATAATTAA
- the metF gene encoding methylenetetrahydrofolate reductase [NAD(P)H], protein MKVTEHIKKTNGKTLFSFEIVPPQKGRNIKELYNNIDPLMEFKPPFIDVTTSREEQIYVNKEGLFDRKTTRMRPGTLGICAAIKHKYDVDTVPHVLCGGFTKEETEYLLVDCHYLGIDNVMALRGDAMSHQKYFEATTGGHLFAKDLVNQIQNLNKGKYLHDMAEVEDKSDFCIGVAGYPEKHLEAPSMQSDLKRLKEKVDAGADYVVTQMFFDNQKYFNFVEAAKEIGINVPIIPGIKPIAVKRHLQLLPQVFRIDLPEDLINSIDNCKDNKEARQAGIEWAIQQSKELLQAGVPVLHYYSMGKSSNIKAIAKAVF, encoded by the coding sequence ATGAAAGTAACAGAGCACATAAAAAAAACAAACGGAAAAACATTATTTTCTTTTGAAATAGTACCACCACAAAAAGGGAGAAATATTAAAGAATTATATAATAATATAGATCCTTTAATGGAGTTTAAACCTCCCTTTATTGATGTAACAACTTCAAGAGAAGAGCAAATATATGTCAATAAAGAAGGCTTGTTTGATCGAAAAACGACAAGAATGAGGCCTGGAACATTGGGGATTTGTGCTGCAATAAAACATAAATATGATGTAGATACTGTTCCGCATGTTTTATGTGGAGGATTTACAAAAGAAGAAACAGAATATTTATTGGTAGATTGTCATTATTTAGGAATTGATAATGTAATGGCGTTGCGTGGAGATGCAATGAGTCATCAAAAATATTTTGAAGCTACCACAGGCGGACATTTATTTGCTAAAGATTTAGTGAATCAAATTCAAAATTTAAATAAAGGAAAGTATTTACATGACATGGCAGAGGTAGAAGATAAGTCAGATTTTTGTATTGGTGTTGCCGGTTATCCTGAGAAACATTTAGAAGCGCCTTCAATGCAATCAGATTTAAAACGATTAAAAGAAAAAGTGGATGCAGGAGCAGATTATGTAGTTACTCAAATGTTTTTTGACAATCAAAAGTATTTTAACTTTGTTGAAGCTGCAAAAGAAATTGGTATCAACGTTCCAATAATTCCGGGTATAAAACCAATTGCCGTAAAACGACATTTACAATTATTACCCCAGGTTTTTAGAATTGATTTGCCAGAAGATTTAATAAATTCGATTGATAATTGTAAAGATAATAAAGAGGCAAGACAAGCAGGAATTGAGTGGGCTATTCAACAATCTAAAGAATTGTTGCAAGCAGGTGTACCTGTTTTACATTATTATTCTATGGGGAAATCATCAAACATTAAAGCTATTGCTAAGGCAGTTTTTTAA
- the trxA gene encoding thioredoxin, translated as MALEITDANFEEVVLKSDKPVLVDFWAAWCGPCRMVGPIVDEIYTEYDGKAVVGKVDVDANQEFAAKYGVRNIPTVLIFKNGEVVDKQVGVAPKNVYTSKIDAAM; from the coding sequence ATGGCATTAGAAATTACAGATGCAAACTTTGAAGAAGTAGTATTAAAATCTGACAAACCAGTTTTGGTTGATTTTTGGGCAGCTTGGTGTGGACCATGTAGAATGGTTGGGCCAATTGTTGATGAAATTTATACTGAATATGATGGAAAAGCTGTTGTTGGTAAAGTAGATGTTGATGCCAATCAAGAATTTGCAGCAAAATACGGAGTGCGAAATATTCCTACAGTTTTGATCTTTAAAAATGGTGAAGTTGTAGACAAGCAAGTTGGTGTTGCACCTAAAAATGTATACACAAGTAAAATTGATGCAGCAATGTAA
- a CDS encoding M1 family metallopeptidase: MKPIISVFLILFLFISCDEEPTPKLFLEKGISMQLAKYRKQQLQNVKYQLKFEISKTKAEAIPSQLKITVTLLDLKHNLILDFNEKKSNIKGVKVNGKETKIVHENEHIIISKKHLSIGKNSIEIDFIAGELSLNRNEEFLYTLLVPDRASTLFPCFDQPDIKANYTLTIVAPKEWKVLSGAFEKEQLQKGDFTEHRFIESDKMSTYLFSFVAGKFTEAIQNPGAFDMRFFYRENNQEKIDESVNQIFKIHQQALEYLENYTAYLFPFQKMDFAAIPPFQYGGMEHVGAIQYRESSLFLDKNATQNRKLGRAKLIAHETSHMWFGDLVTMKWFNDVWMKEVFANFMADKIMNPVFPDVNHGLQFAMTHYPSAYSEDRTQGTNAIRQYLGNLKNAGSLYGRIIYNKAPIMMRQLENILGKDAFKSGIQEYIKTYANSNADWNELVTILDKKSPQNIKEWSDVWVNNSGRPIVSDEINYENGKITSFKMYQKAEDGTGKLWTQSFKIGFVYANEIKILDVTISDKEFDFKEAVGLEKPLQIIYNYNGFGYGVFPIQTSKMNSYKNIKDDLARGYAYINLYENFLNKKVTADATFKTFLNGLLIEKNELISNYLSGRITTIYWTFFTDKQRAGNQQMLEHKVLKFLESNIPANMKRTLFGLYRSIAVSKKGKEVLFAIWSKKKNIKNLFLNENDYVGIATQLVIYQHPKSKEILEKQLTRISNPDRLERFKWLLPSLSDDEQVRDRFMESLLKKENREKESWVQSALINIHHPLRQKTAVKYVKPILEKLEEVQLTGDIFFPKGWLSSSVGRYSSKEAFEIVQDFLKEHPKYNPILKMKLLQTVDDLFRAQEIK, translated from the coding sequence ATGAAACCAATTATTTCTGTTTTTTTGATTCTCTTTCTTTTTATTTCTTGTGATGAAGAACCTACCCCTAAGCTCTTTTTAGAAAAAGGAATTTCTATGCAATTGGCCAAGTACAGAAAACAACAATTACAAAATGTTAAGTATCAACTAAAGTTTGAAATTTCAAAAACAAAAGCAGAAGCAATTCCGAGTCAGTTAAAAATTACTGTTACACTATTAGATTTAAAGCATAATTTAATTTTAGATTTTAACGAGAAAAAATCGAACATAAAAGGTGTTAAAGTAAACGGAAAAGAAACTAAAATAGTGCATGAAAATGAACATATCATCATTTCAAAAAAGCACCTATCAATAGGTAAAAATAGTATTGAAATTGATTTTATTGCAGGAGAATTATCATTAAATAGAAATGAGGAATTTTTATATACATTATTAGTTCCAGACAGAGCCAGTACCTTGTTTCCGTGTTTTGATCAACCAGATATTAAGGCAAACTATACACTTACAATTGTTGCTCCAAAAGAGTGGAAAGTATTATCTGGGGCTTTTGAAAAAGAGCAATTACAGAAAGGTGATTTTACAGAACATCGTTTTATCGAATCAGATAAAATGAGCACCTATTTATTTTCGTTTGTTGCAGGTAAATTTACGGAAGCAATTCAAAACCCAGGAGCTTTTGATATGCGATTTTTTTATCGAGAAAACAATCAAGAGAAAATTGATGAAAGTGTAAATCAAATATTTAAAATTCATCAACAAGCATTAGAGTATTTAGAAAATTATACAGCATATCTATTCCCGTTTCAAAAAATGGATTTTGCTGCAATTCCGCCTTTTCAATATGGTGGAATGGAGCATGTTGGTGCCATTCAATATAGAGAATCTAGTTTGTTTTTAGATAAAAATGCAACCCAAAACAGAAAGTTAGGAAGAGCTAAATTAATAGCGCACGAAACATCACACATGTGGTTTGGAGATTTGGTAACCATGAAATGGTTTAACGATGTTTGGATGAAAGAAGTGTTTGCCAATTTTATGGCAGATAAAATAATGAATCCAGTTTTTCCAGATGTAAATCACGGATTGCAATTTGCAATGACGCATTATCCGAGTGCTTATTCTGAAGACAGAACTCAAGGGACAAATGCCATTAGACAGTATTTAGGAAATCTAAAAAATGCAGGTTCTTTGTATGGAAGAATTATTTACAACAAAGCACCAATAATGATGCGTCAGTTAGAAAACATTTTAGGGAAAGACGCTTTTAAAAGTGGAATTCAAGAATACATAAAAACCTATGCAAACTCGAATGCAGACTGGAATGAATTGGTAACTATTTTGGATAAAAAATCGCCACAAAACATTAAAGAATGGAGCGATGTTTGGGTAAATAATTCTGGAAGACCAATTGTTTCTGATGAAATAAATTACGAAAACGGAAAAATCACTTCTTTTAAAATGTATCAAAAAGCAGAAGATGGTACGGGTAAATTATGGACACAATCCTTTAAAATTGGATTTGTGTATGCTAATGAAATTAAAATACTGGATGTTACAATTTCTGATAAAGAATTTGATTTTAAAGAAGCAGTTGGCTTAGAAAAACCTTTACAAATTATATATAATTATAATGGTTTTGGTTATGGTGTTTTTCCAATACAAACCAGTAAAATGAACTCGTACAAAAACATAAAAGACGATTTGGCGAGAGGTTATGCCTATATTAATTTATATGAAAATTTTTTAAACAAAAAAGTAACTGCTGATGCCACCTTTAAAACGTTTTTAAATGGATTGTTAATAGAGAAAAACGAATTGATTTCTAATTATCTTTCAGGAAGAATTACAACTATTTATTGGACATTCTTCACTGATAAACAAAGAGCAGGAAATCAGCAAATGTTAGAGCATAAAGTATTAAAATTTCTAGAATCTAATATTCCAGCAAATATGAAAAGAACTTTATTCGGTTTGTATCGTTCTATTGCAGTTTCAAAAAAGGGGAAAGAAGTTTTGTTTGCTATTTGGAGCAAAAAGAAAAACATAAAAAACCTCTTTTTAAATGAAAACGATTATGTAGGGATAGCAACTCAATTAGTAATCTACCAACACCCAAAATCAAAAGAAATTCTTGAAAAGCAATTAACTAGAATTAGCAATCCAGATAGATTAGAACGTTTTAAGTGGTTATTACCTTCTTTGTCTGACGATGAACAAGTAAGAGACCGTTTTATGGAGTCACTTTTAAAGAAAGAAAATAGAGAAAAAGAATCTTGGGTGCAATCTGCATTAATCAATATTCATCATCCGTTAAGACAAAAAACTGCTGTAAAATATGTAAAACCTATTTTAGAAAAGTTAGAAGAAGTACAGTTAACTGGAGATATTTTTTTCCCAAAAGGATGGTTAAGTAGCTCCGTTGGAAGATATAGTTCTAAAGAAGCTTTCGAAATTGTTCAAGATTTTTTGAAAGAACATCCAAAGTATAATCCGATTTTAAAAATGAAATTGTTACAAACGGTTGATGATTTATTTAGAGCGCAAGAAATCAAATAA
- a CDS encoding DUF58 domain-containing protein: MSLENQLQQNALGNIEILAKQVVEGFITGMHKSPFHGFSVEFSEHKLYNNGESTRHIDWKLFAKTEKLYTKKYEEETNLRCHIIIDNSASMHYPVVKKQTFGHLNKIGFAAVAAASLSEILKRQRDAIGLSIYSDSYEYYAPEKGSDRHRKIILHQLEQLLHSDPKSTTETYLFLHEIAEKIHRRSLIFLFTDMFQTTTDKEALFDALRHLKYNKHEVVLFHTYDKQHELDFDFENSPKKFVDVETGDALNIYSSNIKEAYQKSVTNYFNELKTKCLQYQIDYVPVNSNDGLETVLTSYLISRRKFL, translated from the coding sequence ATGAGTTTAGAAAATCAATTACAACAGAACGCTCTTGGTAACATCGAAATCCTTGCAAAACAAGTAGTAGAAGGTTTTATTACAGGAATGCATAAAAGTCCATTTCATGGATTTTCTGTAGAATTTTCTGAACATAAATTATACAACAACGGAGAAAGTACGCGCCATATTGATTGGAAATTGTTTGCGAAAACAGAAAAATTATATACTAAAAAGTACGAGGAAGAAACCAATCTTCGGTGCCATATTATTATTGATAATTCAGCATCAATGCATTATCCGGTTGTTAAAAAACAAACTTTTGGACACTTAAATAAAATAGGATTTGCTGCAGTTGCAGCTGCTTCATTATCAGAAATTTTAAAAAGACAACGAGATGCAATTGGTTTAAGTATTTATTCTGATTCTTATGAATATTACGCACCAGAGAAAGGAAGTGATCGCCATCGAAAAATAATTTTACATCAATTAGAACAATTATTGCATTCCGATCCGAAATCTACCACAGAAACCTATCTATTTTTACATGAAATTGCTGAGAAAATTCACAGACGTTCGTTAATTTTTCTGTTTACAGATATGTTTCAAACAACTACCGATAAAGAAGCTTTGTTTGACGCTTTACGTCATTTAAAATACAACAAACATGAGGTTGTTTTGTTTCACACCTATGATAAACAACACGAATTGGATTTTGATTTCGAGAATTCACCCAAAAAATTTGTAGATGTAGAAACAGGTGATGCGCTTAATATCTATTCATCAAACATAAAAGAAGCGTATCAAAAATCGGTAACAAATTATTTTAATGAGCTGAAAACAAAATGCTTGCAATATCAAATAGATTATGTTCCGGTAAATAGCAATGACGGTTTGGAAACCGTTTTAACAAGCTACTTAATTAGCCGAAGAAAGTTTTTGTAA
- a CDS encoding ectonucleotide pyrophosphatase/phosphodiesterase — protein sequence MIKRIFKYSFLVAISCLLFFSCQSKQVISVNGVTVINSKAAQEKPYLILISLDGFRWDYVDRFKPLYLSSFIANGVKAASIIPSFPSKTFPNHYTIATGMYPDKNGIVGNSFYSSDKKEVYSIGNRKLVQEGRFYKGTPIWIAANNAQMVTASYFFVGTEANIQGIKPTYYKDYDGGVKNETRVNQAIDWLQLPAEKRPHLITMYFSDMDDAGHDNGPNNDEKLKQKLFALDVNLGSLFDKVKKTGLPVNIIIVSDHGMAEVKASNYISVDQLKDDTRYLTVDNGAIVYIYPKDDSDEETIYQDLKKKENHFKVYKTADTPGFEYTPTNKDWGTIQVVPDVGYYFARDKKIAAISKYPDKVFGVHGYLPSFKDMHGIFYANGPAFKKGYEIPSVKNIHVYPLMSKILSLEVPATVDGRLDSIKNVLKEN from the coding sequence ATGATCAAAAGAATTTTTAAATATAGTTTTCTTGTAGCAATTAGCTGCTTATTATTTTTTTCTTGTCAATCAAAACAAGTAATTAGTGTAAATGGAGTTACAGTAATTAATTCTAAAGCGGCTCAAGAAAAACCGTATTTAATATTAATATCACTCGACGGATTTCGTTGGGATTATGTAGATCGTTTTAAGCCTTTATATTTGAGTAGTTTTATAGCAAATGGAGTAAAAGCAGCATCAATTATTCCTTCGTTTCCATCAAAAACATTTCCAAATCACTATACGATTGCTACAGGAATGTATCCTGATAAAAATGGAATTGTAGGCAATTCTTTTTACAGTTCAGATAAAAAAGAAGTGTATTCTATTGGTAATCGAAAATTGGTTCAAGAGGGTCGTTTTTATAAAGGTACTCCGATTTGGATTGCAGCCAATAATGCACAAATGGTTACAGCAAGCTACTTTTTTGTAGGAACTGAAGCAAACATTCAAGGAATAAAACCAACCTATTACAAAGATTATGACGGAGGTGTAAAAAACGAAACTCGTGTAAATCAAGCAATCGATTGGTTACAGCTACCTGCTGAAAAAAGACCACATCTAATTACCATGTATTTTTCAGATATGGATGATGCAGGACATGATAACGGGCCAAACAATGATGAAAAATTAAAGCAAAAACTATTCGCTTTAGATGTCAATTTAGGGAGCTTATTTGATAAGGTAAAAAAAACAGGATTGCCAGTTAATATTATTATTGTTTCTGACCATGGAATGGCAGAGGTAAAAGCATCAAATTATATTTCTGTAGATCAATTAAAAGATGATACTCGGTATTTAACGGTTGATAATGGAGCAATTGTATATATTTATCCGAAAGATGATAGCGATGAAGAGACAATTTATCAGGATTTAAAAAAGAAAGAAAATCATTTTAAAGTTTATAAAACTGCCGATACACCAGGATTTGAATATACACCTACAAATAAAGATTGGGGAACTATTCAAGTTGTTCCAGATGTAGGTTATTATTTTGCTAGAGATAAAAAGATTGCTGCTATCAGTAAATATCCAGATAAAGTATTCGGAGTTCACGGTTATTTACCTAGTTTTAAAGATATGCATGGCATTTTTTACGCAAATGGACCAGCATTTAAAAAAGGATATGAGATACCATCTGTAAAAAATATTCACGTATATCCTCTAATGTCTAAAATATTGAGTTTAGAAGTTCCTGCAACTGTTGATGGGCGATTGGATTCTATAAAAAACGTTTTAAAAGAAAATTAA